Proteins encoded within one genomic window of Dyadobacter chenhuakuii:
- the gndA gene encoding NADP-dependent phosphogluconate dehydrogenase: MSNNVFDFGMIGLGVMGRNLLLNMADHGFSVIGFDKDGAKNAALESAATPGTTVKGVAELAEMIQILQRPRKVMMLVPAGQPVDDVIASLLPLLEKGDVIIDGGNSHYTDTLRRVKYLREKEIHFMGIGVSGGEQGARTGPSIMPGGDQAAYEHVRPMLEAIAAKVDGTPCVAYLGKEGAGHYVKMVHNGIEYAIMQLISESYAILKHAGLTNEQLHEVFKTWNEGDLQSFLVEITADIFLQKDDQSDAHLVDVISDKAGSKGTGKWTSQDSMELPVAVPVIDTAVAMRTLSGYKDERIQAAEIYAKDGYGSSAPSDELIQQVHDALYFGTILAYAQGLAMLFQASKDLAMDIPLPKVVSVWRGGCIIRSSLLEIFTKAYTQSPELSNILLNQEVAEVVKSIEDNTRSLIAFAAKAEIPVGGLMSSLAYFDAYKSKKMPTNLIQAQRDYFGAHTYQRIDIPGTFHTEWGQQ; this comes from the coding sequence ATGTCAAATAACGTATTCGATTTTGGAATGATCGGGCTTGGAGTAATGGGTAGGAACCTGTTGCTGAACATGGCCGATCACGGCTTCTCTGTTATCGGTTTCGATAAGGACGGAGCCAAAAACGCAGCATTGGAATCTGCTGCAACGCCTGGAACCACTGTAAAAGGGGTGGCCGAGCTTGCAGAAATGATCCAGATTTTGCAGCGCCCGCGCAAGGTGATGATGCTTGTTCCGGCAGGTCAGCCTGTTGACGACGTGATCGCTTCTTTGCTTCCTTTACTGGAAAAGGGCGATGTGATCATTGATGGTGGAAACTCGCATTATACCGATACTTTAAGGCGCGTGAAATATCTGCGCGAGAAAGAAATACATTTTATGGGCATTGGTGTTTCCGGTGGAGAGCAGGGCGCGCGTACGGGCCCGAGCATCATGCCGGGAGGCGACCAGGCTGCCTATGAGCATGTTAGGCCTATGCTTGAAGCGATTGCCGCCAAAGTGGATGGAACTCCCTGCGTTGCTTACCTTGGAAAAGAAGGGGCTGGCCATTACGTTAAAATGGTGCACAATGGCATTGAATATGCCATTATGCAGTTGATCAGTGAGTCTTACGCCATTTTAAAACACGCCGGACTAACCAATGAGCAGCTTCATGAGGTGTTCAAAACCTGGAATGAGGGCGATCTGCAATCGTTTTTAGTTGAGATCACAGCGGATATTTTCCTGCAAAAAGATGATCAGAGTGATGCACATCTTGTGGATGTGATTTCTGATAAAGCGGGTTCAAAAGGAACCGGCAAATGGACCTCGCAGGATTCTATGGAACTGCCTGTGGCTGTGCCCGTTATTGATACTGCGGTGGCTATGCGGACACTGTCCGGATACAAAGACGAGCGTATCCAGGCAGCTGAAATTTATGCAAAAGATGGTTACGGCTCATCGGCTCCCTCGGATGAATTGATCCAGCAGGTGCATGATGCGTTGTATTTTGGAACAATACTGGCTTATGCGCAAGGATTAGCCATGTTGTTTCAGGCTTCGAAAGACCTGGCTATGGACATTCCGCTTCCCAAAGTTGTGAGCGTATGGAGAGGCGGCTGCATTATCCGTTCCTCGTTATTGGAAATCTTCACCAAGGCATATACGCAAAGCCCGGAATTATCCAACATTCTGTTGAACCAAGAGGTAGCCGAAGTCGTTAAATCGATAGAAGATAATACGCGTTCGCTTATTGCGTTTGCGGCCAAAGCGGAGATTCCGGTTGGAGGGTTAATGTCGTCACTGGCTTATTTTGACGCATATAAATCCAAGAAAATGCCAACCAACCTGATCCAGGCCCAGCGTGATTATTTTGGGGCGCATACTTATCAACGTATCGATATCCCCGGTACTTTTCATACAGAGTGGGGTCAACAATAA
- the zwf gene encoding glucose-6-phosphate dehydrogenase, whose amino-acid sequence MQTTKRPPASVVFIFGGSGDLNYRKLTPALYNLFLDNWMPEKFAIAGIGRSAYSNEKYHEHLLDGVTKFSRRKGKQNGHWTEFTEHVSYLQMDGDDAAAYHLITDLVKQKEEEWGVHPNVIFYLAVAPQLVPSIAQKLGALKICSEKGTTRIVVEKPFGHDLESAHELNELLSSMFAEEQIFRIDHYLGKETVQNILALRFANALFEPLWNRHYIDHIQITAAESVGLEGRGGYFEHAGALRDMVQNHILQILCMIAMEPPVSFDANEIRNKKVDVLNAIRRITKEQVHDFAVRGQYSGGWKKGEKVVGYRQEEGVNPQSNIDTFAAAKFYIDNWRWQGVPFYVRTGKFLNQKATHITLQFKPAPHYAFPSEAAETWRSNRLTISIQPNMDISIRFQAKRPGQTMTLDPVDMTFDYDAVAGEHAPEAYETLLLDVMEGDATLFMRNDQVDAAWKVIMPILETWESRTPQDFPNYAPDSWGPDGADALLARDGHTWINLPPAP is encoded by the coding sequence ATGCAAACCACTAAACGTCCACCTGCCTCAGTAGTCTTTATTTTCGGAGGAAGCGGGGACCTTAATTACAGAAAACTTACTCCCGCGCTCTACAATCTATTCTTAGATAACTGGATGCCCGAGAAGTTTGCCATAGCGGGCATTGGCCGCAGTGCTTATTCCAATGAAAAATACCACGAGCATTTATTAGACGGTGTTACCAAGTTTTCGCGCCGCAAGGGAAAGCAAAACGGTCATTGGACAGAGTTTACCGAGCACGTGTCGTATCTGCAAATGGATGGCGACGATGCGGCTGCCTACCATTTGATCACGGATCTGGTCAAACAAAAAGAAGAGGAGTGGGGCGTTCATCCCAATGTGATATTTTACCTGGCCGTTGCCCCTCAGCTTGTTCCTTCAATTGCCCAGAAATTAGGCGCGTTGAAGATATGCTCGGAAAAAGGCACGACAAGAATTGTTGTTGAAAAACCTTTCGGACATGATCTGGAAAGTGCCCATGAGCTTAATGAGCTGCTTTCAAGCATGTTTGCTGAGGAGCAAATTTTCCGTATCGACCATTATTTAGGAAAAGAAACGGTTCAGAACATTCTGGCATTGCGCTTTGCCAATGCGCTTTTCGAGCCGCTTTGGAACCGTCACTACATTGATCACATTCAGATCACAGCTGCTGAAAGCGTTGGATTGGAGGGCAGAGGAGGCTATTTTGAACATGCGGGCGCATTGCGCGATATGGTGCAAAACCATATTCTGCAAATCCTTTGCATGATTGCCATGGAGCCGCCTGTTTCTTTTGATGCCAATGAGATCCGTAATAAAAAAGTGGACGTTTTGAATGCGATCCGTCGCATTACCAAGGAACAGGTTCACGATTTTGCTGTCCGCGGCCAGTATTCCGGCGGATGGAAAAAGGGTGAAAAAGTGGTTGGATATCGTCAGGAAGAAGGAGTTAATCCCCAGTCCAACATTGATACCTTTGCTGCTGCCAAATTCTATATTGATAACTGGCGCTGGCAGGGCGTTCCTTTTTATGTGCGTACGGGTAAGTTTTTAAATCAAAAAGCCACGCACATTACATTGCAGTTCAAACCTGCTCCACATTACGCCTTCCCTTCGGAGGCTGCCGAAACATGGCGTTCTAACAGGTTGACTATCAGTATTCAGCCTAATATGGACATTAGCATTCGCTTCCAGGCGAAACGTCCTGGTCAGACCATGACGCTGGATCCCGTGGATATGACATTTGATTACGACGCAGTGGCGGGTGAGCATGCGCCGGAGGCTTATGAAACATTGCTTCTGGATGTAATGGAGGGCGATGCAACATTGTTTATGCGTAATGATCAGGTGGATGCTGCCTGGAAAGTTATCATGCCGATTCTGGAAACCTGGGAGAGCAGAACACCGCAGGATTTTCCTAATTATGCTCCCGATTCGTGGGGGCCAGATGGCGCCGACGCACTGCTAGCACGCGACGGTCATACCTGGATTAACCTTCCACCGGCTCCTTAA
- the pgl gene encoding 6-phosphogluconolactonase has product MEIHIANDTGRLSHDLAAWLSDYIKEVMSKQDRFTFVLSGGSTPKQLYALLAESPYKEAIDWQKVHFFWGDERAVPFEDSRNNAKMCYDELLNKVPVHGDHIHIMRTDIEPQEAALEYEKVLKQYFKDSETTFDFVLLGMGDDGHTLSLFPGTEVIHEEDAWVKAFYLPAQQMFRITLTAPIVNNAACVAFLAAGAGKAETLKHVLKGEPNIDLYPSQIINPTKGQLHWFVDQAAAAML; this is encoded by the coding sequence ATGGAAATTCACATTGCAAACGATACGGGGCGGCTTAGTCATGATCTGGCCGCCTGGCTGAGTGATTACATCAAGGAAGTGATGTCTAAACAAGACCGCTTTACTTTTGTCTTATCCGGAGGCAGCACGCCCAAGCAACTGTATGCATTGCTTGCCGAATCACCTTATAAAGAGGCGATTGACTGGCAAAAAGTACATTTTTTCTGGGGAGATGAACGCGCGGTTCCTTTTGAAGACTCGCGCAATAATGCCAAAATGTGTTATGATGAACTGCTCAATAAAGTGCCGGTTCATGGCGATCACATTCACATCATGCGCACGGATATTGAACCGCAAGAAGCTGCCCTTGAATACGAAAAGGTTCTGAAACAGTATTTTAAAGACTCCGAAACGACTTTCGACTTTGTTCTTTTAGGCATGGGTGATGATGGACATACCTTATCGCTGTTTCCCGGCACGGAGGTGATTCATGAGGAAGATGCTTGGGTTAAAGCATTTTATCTGCCCGCTCAACAAATGTTCAGAATTACATTAACAGCGCCAATCGTTAACAATGCGGCCTGTGTTGCATTTCTGGCAGCCGGAGCCGGTAAGGCCGAAACATTAAAGCATGTTTTGAAAGGTGAGCCTAATATTGATCTTTATCCATCCCAGATTATAAATCCTACCAAGGGACAATTGCACTGGTTTGTTGATCAGGCGGCAGCTGCTATGCTCTGA
- a CDS encoding SPFH domain-containing protein, whose amino-acid sequence MTLARKIIIGSVSFFVAVIALFVQPFTFENIDAGNVGIRINLYGTDKGVDNITLVTGRVWYNSWTTKIIEFPTFTQSVDYDSFVITTKDAAEFKVDPKLNYHINPEKVPQIYRQYRRPLGEIQQGFMKNTIYDAYRIVANSFSSDSVMSNREAFEDRVQNVLTKTLGKDGFIYDQLTSAITPPPSLRQMIDEKNTSIQARLKAENMAKQAEAEAKVIIARAEGQAKATLIKARAEAEANQLRQKTLTPLLIQQEWVSKWNGVLPTTNAGGSTSLMLGIK is encoded by the coding sequence ATGACGCTGGCTAGAAAAATTATAATAGGTTCGGTAAGTTTCTTTGTGGCTGTGATCGCGCTTTTTGTCCAGCCTTTTACTTTTGAAAACATTGACGCAGGAAATGTCGGAATCCGCATAAACCTTTATGGAACCGACAAAGGCGTTGATAACATCACATTGGTTACAGGCCGTGTTTGGTACAACAGCTGGACTACCAAGATCATAGAGTTCCCGACATTCACTCAAAGCGTGGATTATGATTCTTTTGTAATAACAACGAAAGATGCGGCTGAATTTAAGGTAGACCCAAAATTGAACTACCATATTAACCCTGAAAAAGTGCCTCAGATTTACCGCCAATACAGACGACCGTTAGGTGAAATTCAGCAGGGATTTATGAAAAATACAATCTACGATGCATACCGGATCGTTGCCAATTCATTCAGTTCGGATAGCGTTATGTCCAACCGGGAAGCATTCGAGGACCGCGTTCAGAATGTGCTTACCAAGACACTGGGCAAAGATGGCTTTATTTATGACCAGCTGACTTCGGCCATCACGCCACCGCCATCGCTGCGACAAATGATCGATGAAAAAAACACATCGATCCAGGCTCGTCTGAAAGCTGAAAATATGGCAAAACAGGCCGAAGCGGAAGCAAAAGTAATCATTGCCCGCGCGGAAGGACAGGCGAAAGCGACATTGATAAAGGCCCGCGCCGAAGCGGAAGCCAACCAATTACGCCAGAAAACGTTGACGCCACTACTGATCCAGCAGGAATGGGTTTCCAAATGGAACGGCGTTCTGCCCACCACCAACGCCGGTGGCAGCACCAGTTTAATGCTTGGAATAAAATAA
- a CDS encoding GntR family transcriptional regulator, which yields MEFKDKQSIYLQIADYICEQILLGKWPPTERIPSVRELGGMLEVNPNTVMRTYDFLQNKEIIFNKRGIGYSVSEDAQARVLAYKKERFLESELPEVFKTLYLLNISLEELQTRYNQFVTDNFPVNN from the coding sequence ATGGAATTTAAAGATAAACAGTCCATTTACCTGCAAATCGCCGACTACATCTGCGAGCAGATCTTACTGGGCAAATGGCCTCCTACTGAGCGCATTCCGTCGGTAAGGGAGCTGGGAGGCATGCTGGAAGTGAACCCAAACACGGTGATGCGGACGTATGATTTCTTGCAGAACAAAGAAATTATATTCAATAAAAGGGGCATCGGCTATTCGGTAAGCGAGGATGCGCAAGCGCGCGTATTGGCTTATAAAAAAGAACGTTTCCTCGAATCCGAGCTGCCGGAAGTTTTCAAAACGCTTTACCTGCTTAACATTAGTCTGGAAGAATTACAAACGCGTTATAACCAGTTCGTCACCGACAATTTCCCTGTCAATAACTAG
- a CDS encoding ABC transporter ATP-binding protein, whose product MIQLDRVTFGYSKKKKLFENLSINLEAGHIYGLLGRNGAGKSSLLRNMVGLLFPQQGHINVVGYEPKKRLPAFLQDVFFLPEEIYLPSVTIRKYLDMIAPFYPKFDEGQFDGYIAEMDIPMGNKLTDMSYGQRKKFLIAFALSANTKVLIMDEPTNGLDIPSKSQFRKLVSINVDKNRLFLISTHQVRDLDNLIDSIIILEDSKILIQHSLETVAEKLCFGTLPSIDYDNRVLYSEPSLKGYKAVFENSELEESRVDLEYLFNAVLGNPERIRQIFGKQ is encoded by the coding sequence ATGATCCAGCTAGACCGCGTAACATTTGGATATAGTAAGAAGAAAAAGCTGTTTGAGAATCTGTCGATTAACCTGGAAGCCGGGCACATTTACGGTTTGCTCGGCAGAAACGGCGCCGGCAAATCCAGCCTGCTCAGAAACATGGTCGGTTTGCTTTTTCCCCAGCAAGGCCATATCAATGTGGTGGGTTATGAGCCTAAAAAGCGTCTTCCGGCATTTTTGCAGGATGTCTTCTTTCTTCCCGAAGAGATTTACCTGCCCTCGGTAACGATCCGCAAATATCTTGATATGATCGCTCCGTTTTATCCTAAATTCGATGAAGGACAATTTGACGGCTACATTGCAGAAATGGACATTCCCATGGGTAACAAGCTGACTGACATGTCCTATGGCCAGCGGAAAAAGTTTCTCATTGCGTTTGCGCTCTCTGCCAACACCAAAGTTCTGATCATGGATGAGCCCACCAATGGCCTGGACATTCCCTCGAAAAGTCAGTTCCGCAAATTGGTCTCAATAAATGTTGATAAAAACAGGCTGTTTCTGATTTCAACCCACCAGGTTCGTGACCTGGATAATCTGATTGACTCGATAATTATCCTGGAAGACAGCAAGATACTCATCCAGCACAGCCTGGAAACAGTAGCCGAAAAACTGTGCTTTGGAACGCTTCCCAGCATCGATTACGACAACCGCGTGCTTTACTCCGAGCCATCGCTCAAAGGCTATAAAGCGGTTTTTGAAAATTCGGAGCTGGAAGAAAGCCGTGTGGACCTGGAATATCTCTTCAACGCTGTGCTGGGAAACCCCGAGCGGATCAGACAAATTTTCGGCAAACAATGA
- a CDS encoding nucleotidyltransferase family protein: MAETSGYGIIILAAGNSSRLGKPKQLLRYQDKTLIRHVTQAAIAAKSTSVTVVTGSNADLIAKELDSLPCHAVYNPDWESGMASSLVTGVQHQMASQPGISGVIFAVSDQPFVTVDLFNALIDRALEGNAGIVASAYENTFGTPVLFSSKYFPALLKLSGTEGAKKLITKFASDVTPVPFPSGGIDIDTQADYQKLLGNS; this comes from the coding sequence ATGGCCGAGACGTCTGGTTACGGAATCATTATTCTTGCCGCCGGCAATTCCTCACGCCTGGGCAAGCCTAAGCAACTGCTCCGCTATCAGGACAAAACGCTGATCCGCCATGTCACCCAAGCCGCTATTGCCGCAAAAAGCACAAGCGTGACCGTAGTGACTGGCTCAAATGCTGATCTGATTGCAAAAGAGCTTGATTCGCTTCCCTGTCATGCAGTTTACAACCCAGACTGGGAATCGGGCATGGCCTCTTCCCTTGTCACCGGAGTTCAGCATCAAATGGCATCGCAGCCAGGCATTTCAGGCGTTATTTTCGCTGTCAGCGATCAACCTTTTGTTACTGTTGATCTGTTTAATGCTTTGATAGATAGAGCATTGGAAGGCAATGCAGGCATTGTCGCTTCTGCCTATGAGAACACTTTTGGAACGCCTGTTCTTTTTTCCAGCAAATATTTCCCTGCCCTTTTAAAGCTTAGCGGAACCGAAGGCGCTAAAAAGCTCATCACCAAATTTGCCAGCGACGTGACGCCAGTCCCCTTCCCTTCCGGCGGCATCGACATTGATACGCAGGCAGACTACCAAAAACTGCTGGGCAACAGCTAG
- a CDS encoding XdhC family protein codes for MKEITDIIRSYESAVSAGKKTALATVVHVEGSSYRRPGARMLVTDDGQLTGAISGGCLEGDALRKALLAISQQKNKLVTYDTTDDNDTTLGVQLGCNGIVHILFEPIHSDDELNPIALLKKALEKRQNAVVITLFSLYSRTAIQPGTCFLDLETDRVTMDNLSQPALLEQLLPEAALVKERQESFFKELDFEGQKLTSFVEYLRPAPALIIAGAGNDTIPLSEMAGILGWNVTVVDGRNGHATRQRFPKASQVIVAKASEVLSHIQADARTFFVLMTHNYNYDLALLKELIELEECIYIGALGPKKKLEKMFGDLRKEGIEVTEQQKSKIFGPVGLDVGAETSEEIALSVLAEIKAVLNGRTGISLREKPEPIHSRTDQKVDYRKSTREDFLCEIQTSQS; via the coding sequence GTGAAAGAAATTACGGACATTATTAGATCATACGAATCTGCTGTCAGTGCTGGCAAGAAAACAGCGCTGGCGACCGTCGTACATGTAGAAGGCTCCTCTTACCGGCGGCCCGGCGCGCGTATGCTCGTCACCGACGATGGTCAGCTTACGGGAGCCATCAGCGGCGGATGCCTGGAAGGAGACGCATTAAGAAAGGCACTGCTGGCAATTTCGCAGCAGAAGAACAAACTGGTAACCTACGATACCACAGACGATAACGACACAACACTTGGCGTTCAGCTGGGCTGCAATGGCATTGTTCACATCCTATTCGAACCCATCCACTCCGACGACGAGCTTAATCCAATCGCATTACTTAAAAAAGCGCTTGAAAAACGGCAGAATGCGGTGGTAATCACGCTGTTTTCACTTTATTCCCGCACGGCCATTCAGCCTGGAACCTGTTTTCTGGATCTGGAAACGGATCGCGTAACCATGGATAACCTTTCGCAACCTGCGCTCTTGGAGCAGTTGCTTCCTGAGGCAGCACTCGTCAAAGAGCGTCAGGAGTCGTTTTTTAAAGAACTTGATTTTGAAGGCCAAAAGCTGACGAGTTTCGTAGAATATCTGCGTCCGGCCCCGGCGCTGATCATCGCTGGCGCTGGAAATGACACCATTCCCCTTTCGGAAATGGCTGGTATTTTGGGTTGGAACGTAACTGTTGTCGACGGCCGGAACGGGCATGCAACCAGGCAGCGATTTCCCAAAGCCAGTCAGGTAATCGTAGCAAAGGCATCAGAAGTTTTATCGCATATTCAAGCAGATGCGCGGACGTTTTTTGTGTTAATGACCCATAATTACAATTACGATCTGGCGCTGCTCAAAGAGCTCATTGAGCTTGAAGAATGCATTTATATAGGCGCGTTAGGCCCGAAAAAGAAGCTGGAAAAAATGTTTGGCGATCTCAGAAAAGAGGGCATTGAAGTCACAGAACAGCAAAAGAGCAAAATTTTCGGTCCTGTCGGACTCGACGTTGGCGCTGAAACCTCTGAGGAAATAGCATTGTCGGTGCTTGCCGAGATTAAAGCTGTTTTAAATGGAAGAACAGGTATTTCCCTGCGTGAAAAGCCCGAGCCGATCCACAGCCGAACAGATCAAAAAGTGGACTATCGCAAATCCACACGGGAGGATTTTCTCTGCGAAATACAAACGAGTCAATCCTGA